A window from Cellulomonas sp. C5510 encodes these proteins:
- the serB gene encoding phosphoserine phosphatase SerB, producing the protein MTPTRLVVMDVDSTLITQEVIELLAAHAGSRDEVAAITERAMRGDLDFTASLRARVATLAGLPVSVFAEVLDEVVVTPGAVELLAELDRRGWPVGLVSGGFVEVVGPLAARLGITRYRANALEVSGGALTGRVAGEVVDRAVKARTLREYAAETGVPLDRAVAIGDGANDLDMLAAAGIGVAFNAKPVVCEQADAVVRGRLDAVLELPQLR; encoded by the coding sequence GTGACACCCACCCGCCTCGTCGTCATGGACGTCGACTCGACGCTCATCACCCAGGAGGTGATCGAGCTGCTCGCGGCCCACGCCGGGTCGCGGGACGAGGTCGCCGCGATCACCGAGCGGGCGATGCGCGGCGACCTGGACTTCACCGCGTCCCTGCGGGCGCGCGTCGCGACCCTCGCGGGGCTGCCCGTCAGCGTGTTCGCCGAGGTGCTGGACGAGGTCGTCGTCACACCGGGGGCCGTGGAGCTGCTGGCCGAGCTCGACCGCCGCGGGTGGCCCGTCGGGCTGGTCTCCGGCGGCTTCGTGGAGGTCGTCGGCCCGCTCGCCGCGCGCCTCGGGATCACCCGGTACCGGGCGAACGCGCTGGAGGTCTCCGGCGGCGCGCTGACCGGCCGGGTCGCGGGCGAGGTCGTCGACCGGGCCGTGAAGGCGCGCACGCTCCGCGAGTACGCCGCCGAGACCGGTGTGCCTCTGGACCGCGCGGTGGCGATCGGGGACGGTGCGAACGACCTCGACATGCTGGCCGCTGCGGGGATCGGTGTGGCGTTCAACGCCAAGCCCGTGGTCTGCGAGCAGGCCGACGCCGTGGTGCGTGGCCGTCTCGACGCCGTGCTGGAGCTGCCGCAGCTCCGCTGA
- a CDS encoding glucose-1-phosphate adenylyltransferase — MAAPRILAIVLAGGEGKRLMPLTEARAKPAVPFGGIYRLVDFALSNLVNSRYLHIIVLTQYKSHSLDRHVSKTWRMSTLLGNYVSPVPAQQRVGKHWYLGSADAIYQCLNILDDERPDIVVVVGADHVYRMDFSQMVDQHIATGAEITVAGIRQPIGMADQFGVIETDPSDPTKIAAFREKPTDPVGLPDSPGEILASMGNYVINTDALRRAVTEDAENPTSRHDMGGDLVPAFVERGTAAVYDFIHNDVPGSTDRDRQYWRDVGTLDSYYEANQDLISIEPVFNLYNDAWPVYTGYTGLPPAKFVHAGAGRLGHAADSIVSPGVIVSGATVSGSVLSPGVYLHSWAQVTDSVLMDGVVVNRYAQVHRAILDKNVVVHERARVGIDREQDLARGFTVTESGITVVPKGAVVSL, encoded by the coding sequence ATGGCAGCGCCGCGCATCCTGGCAATCGTCCTCGCAGGTGGAGAGGGCAAGCGGCTGATGCCGCTCACCGAGGCCCGTGCCAAGCCCGCCGTCCCGTTCGGCGGCATCTACCGGCTCGTCGACTTCGCGCTGTCGAACCTCGTGAACTCGCGCTACCTGCACATCATCGTGCTGACGCAGTACAAGTCCCACAGCCTCGACCGGCACGTGTCGAAGACCTGGCGGATGTCGACGCTGCTCGGCAACTACGTCTCCCCCGTGCCCGCGCAGCAGCGGGTCGGCAAGCACTGGTACCTCGGCAGCGCCGACGCGATCTACCAGTGCCTCAACATCCTCGACGACGAGCGGCCGGACATCGTCGTGGTCGTCGGCGCGGACCACGTGTACCGCATGGACTTCTCGCAGATGGTCGACCAGCACATCGCGACCGGTGCGGAGATCACGGTGGCCGGCATCCGGCAGCCGATCGGGATGGCCGACCAGTTCGGCGTCATCGAGACCGACCCGTCCGACCCGACGAAGATCGCCGCGTTCCGCGAGAAGCCGACCGACCCGGTCGGCCTGCCGGACTCCCCCGGTGAGATCCTCGCCTCGATGGGCAACTACGTCATCAACACCGACGCCCTGCGGCGCGCGGTCACCGAGGACGCCGAGAACCCCACCAGCCGGCACGACATGGGCGGCGACCTGGTGCCGGCGTTCGTCGAGCGCGGCACCGCGGCGGTGTACGACTTCATCCACAACGACGTGCCCGGGTCGACGGACCGCGACCGGCAGTACTGGCGGGACGTCGGGACGCTCGACTCGTACTACGAGGCGAACCAGGACCTCATCTCGATCGAGCCGGTGTTCAACCTCTACAACGACGCGTGGCCCGTGTACACCGGCTACACCGGGCTGCCGCCTGCGAAGTTCGTGCACGCGGGCGCCGGCCGGCTCGGGCACGCCGCGGACTCGATCGTCTCGCCCGGCGTGATCGTCTCGGGCGCGACGGTGTCGGGATCGGTGCTCTCGCCCGGGGTGTACCTGCACTCGTGGGCGCAGGTCACGGACTCGGTGCTGATGGACGGCGTCGTCGTGAACCGGTACGCGCAGGTGCACCGGGCGATCCTCGACAAGAACGTCGTCGTGCACGAGCGGGCGCGGGTCGGCATCGACCGGGAGCAGGACCTGGCGCGCGGGTTCACCGTCACGGAGTCGGGGATCACCGTGGTGCCGAAGGGCGCGGTCGTCAGCCTCTGA
- a CDS encoding SPFH domain-containing protein — MDDPNIGTIVGWAFIAVLAIFVVVTLVRAVRIVPQTVALLVERLGRYHRTMDAGLHLIVPFIDRVRAGVDLREQVVSFPPQPVITSDNLVVSIDTVIYFQVTEPKSAVYEIANYITGIEQLTVTTLRNVIGSMDLEQTLTSRDQINGQLRGVLDEATGKWGIRVNRVELKSIDPPASVQGAMEQQMRAERDRRAAILTAEGVKQSQILTAEGEKQAAILRAEGAAQSAILTAEGESRAILQVFDAVHRGDADPKLLAYQYLQALPKLASTPANKVWIVPSELTGALSQFAQGFAGAFGGAVPGAEQGEPSSGRRAGESPLSAEDLPPVALTDPKEALAEARRESEAATADATSAGTFSGRPFDPVAEAGQRPRHGSVPPTPPPPAPLPTEPDAGTTPPPAQP, encoded by the coding sequence GTGGACGACCCGAACATCGGCACGATCGTGGGGTGGGCGTTCATCGCCGTCCTGGCGATCTTCGTGGTGGTGACCCTGGTCCGCGCCGTGCGGATCGTGCCGCAGACGGTGGCGCTGCTCGTCGAGCGCCTCGGGCGGTACCACCGCACGATGGACGCCGGCCTGCACCTGATCGTCCCGTTCATCGACCGGGTCCGCGCCGGCGTCGACCTGCGCGAGCAGGTGGTGTCGTTCCCGCCCCAGCCGGTGATCACCTCGGACAACCTCGTGGTCAGCATCGACACGGTCATCTACTTCCAGGTGACCGAACCCAAGTCGGCGGTCTACGAGATCGCCAACTACATCACGGGCATCGAGCAGCTCACCGTCACGACGCTGCGCAACGTCATCGGCTCGATGGACCTCGAGCAGACGCTGACCAGCCGCGACCAGATCAACGGGCAGCTCCGCGGCGTCCTCGACGAGGCGACCGGCAAGTGGGGCATCCGGGTGAACCGCGTCGAGCTGAAGAGCATCGACCCGCCCGCCTCGGTGCAGGGCGCGATGGAGCAGCAGATGCGGGCCGAGCGCGACCGCCGCGCCGCGATCCTGACCGCGGAGGGCGTCAAGCAGTCCCAGATCCTCACCGCCGAGGGTGAGAAGCAGGCGGCGATCCTGCGGGCCGAGGGTGCCGCGCAGTCGGCGATCCTCACCGCAGAGGGGGAGTCGCGCGCGATCCTCCAGGTGTTCGACGCGGTCCACCGCGGAGACGCCGACCCCAAGCTGCTGGCGTACCAGTACCTGCAGGCGCTGCCCAAGCTCGCGTCGACCCCGGCCAACAAGGTGTGGATCGTGCCGTCGGAGCTCACGGGTGCGCTGAGCCAGTTCGCGCAAGGGTTCGCCGGTGCGTTCGGCGGGGCGGTGCCGGGTGCCGAGCAGGGGGAGCCGTCGTCCGGTCGACGCGCGGGGGAGTCGCCGCTGTCGGCGGAGGACCTGCCGCCGGTCGCGCTCACCGACCCGAAGGAGGCGCTGGCCGAGGCCCGTCGCGAGTCCGAGGCGGCGACCGCCGACGCCACGAGCGCGGGCACGTTCAGCGGCCGGCCGTTCGACCCGGTCGCTGAGGCGGGCCAGCGCCCGCGGCACGGTTCGGTGCCGCCGACGCCCCCGCCGCCGGCTCCGCTGCCGACGGAGCCGGACGCCGGGACGACCCCACCGCCCGCCCAGCCCTGA
- a CDS encoding ABC transporter ATP-binding protein yields the protein MTDVLHLQDVTIRRGTTTILDRLSWTVREGERWVVLGRNGAGKTTVLQVASGRMHPTSGTADLLGSRLGRVDVFELRPRIGLASAALAERIPGGEIVRDVVLTAAYGMTGRWRESYEDVDEARAADLMAAFGVARFADRRYGTLSEGERKRVQIARALMSDPELLLLDEPAAGLDLGGREELVAALAELAADRRSPVLVLVTHHVEEIPPGFTHLLLLADGRVHAAGPVDEVLTAEKLSEAFGTPLTVERSGDRWAARGRA from the coding sequence ATGACCGACGTGCTCCACCTCCAGGACGTGACCATCCGACGCGGGACGACGACGATCCTCGACCGGCTCTCGTGGACGGTCCGGGAGGGCGAGCGCTGGGTGGTGCTCGGGCGCAACGGCGCGGGCAAGACCACCGTGCTCCAGGTCGCGTCCGGGCGGATGCACCCGACGTCCGGCACCGCCGACCTGCTCGGGTCGCGGCTCGGGCGGGTCGACGTGTTCGAGCTCCGGCCGCGCATCGGCCTGGCCAGCGCGGCGCTCGCGGAGCGGATCCCCGGCGGGGAGATCGTGCGCGACGTCGTGCTGACCGCCGCCTACGGCATGACCGGGCGGTGGCGCGAGTCGTACGAGGACGTGGACGAGGCGCGGGCGGCCGACCTGATGGCGGCCTTCGGCGTGGCCCGGTTCGCGGACCGCCGGTACGGCACCCTCAGCGAGGGCGAGCGCAAGCGCGTGCAGATCGCCCGGGCGCTCATGAGCGACCCGGAGCTGCTGCTGCTCGACGAGCCGGCCGCCGGCCTGGACCTGGGCGGGCGCGAGGAGCTGGTCGCCGCCCTGGCCGAGCTGGCCGCCGACCGCCGCTCGCCGGTGCTGGTGCTGGTCACGCACCACGTCGAGGAGATCCCGCCGGGGTTCACGCACCTGCTGCTGCTCGCGGACGGCCGGGTGCACGCCGCCGGCCCGGTGGACGAGGTGCTGACCGCCGAGAAGCTCTCGGAGGCCTTCGGCACACCGCTGACCGTGGAGCGCTCCGGGGACCGCTGGGCGGCCCGCGGGCGGGCGTGA
- a CDS encoding NfeD family protein, whose protein sequence is MGWLWWLGGALLLGVAEMFTLDLIFLMLAGGALAGTIAAAFGAPLAVQIVAAAVASLLLLFALRPFLLRRLRERTELVETNSAALVGRPAVVVAPTDGVGGRVKLAGEVWSARTEDVGVSFPTGTEVRVTRIDGATAVIAAVPRVAGPASGNVDGPAGGPLPGTPAGA, encoded by the coding sequence ATGGGCTGGCTGTGGTGGCTCGGCGGCGCGTTGCTGCTGGGCGTGGCCGAGATGTTCACGCTGGACCTGATCTTCCTCATGCTGGCCGGGGGTGCCCTGGCCGGCACGATCGCGGCGGCGTTCGGGGCCCCGCTCGCCGTGCAGATCGTCGCCGCCGCGGTGGCGTCGCTGCTGCTGCTGTTCGCGCTGCGGCCGTTCCTGCTGCGCCGCCTGCGCGAGCGGACCGAGCTGGTGGAGACCAACTCCGCCGCCCTCGTGGGCCGCCCGGCCGTGGTGGTCGCCCCGACCGACGGCGTCGGGGGCCGCGTGAAGCTGGCGGGTGAGGTCTGGTCGGCGCGCACGGAGGACGTGGGCGTGTCGTTCCCGACCGGGACGGAGGTCCGCGTGACGCGGATCGACGGGGCGACGGCGGTGATCGCGGCCGTGCCCCGCGTGGCGGGCCCGGCGTCCGGCAACGTCGACGGGCCGGCCGGCGGGCCGCTGCCCGGGACGCCCGCCGGGGCCTGA
- the glgA gene encoding glycogen synthase has product MRVDLLTREYPPHVYGGAGVHVAELAAVLRRSVDVRVHCFDGPRDEAGVTGYDVPAALAGANPALATLGVDLSIVDGVGRGAGPATDLVHSHTWYANLAGHLASLLHGVPHVVSAHSLEPLRPWKAEQLGGGYALSSWAERTAFESAAAVIAVSAGMRADILRCYPGIDPDRVRVVHNGIDLSGWRRPEGDEQWAAARRVAEANGIDPDRPAVVFVGRITRQKGLPYLLRAAESLPPEVQLVLCAGAPDTPEILAEVTELVGALRARRDGVVWIERMLPRDELVAVLATGTVFACPSVYEPLGIVNLEAMAVGLPVVGTATGGIPEVVDAGTTGWLVPIEQVQDGTGTPVDPDRFVADLGAALAEAASDPRRAREWGGAARRRVEEHFSWDAVAERTLEVYRSVLA; this is encoded by the coding sequence GTGAGAGTCGACCTGCTGACGCGCGAGTACCCGCCCCACGTCTACGGCGGGGCCGGGGTGCACGTCGCCGAGCTCGCCGCGGTGCTGCGGCGCAGCGTCGACGTGCGGGTGCACTGCTTCGACGGCCCCCGCGACGAGGCGGGCGTGACGGGGTACGACGTCCCCGCGGCGCTCGCCGGCGCCAACCCCGCGCTCGCGACGCTCGGGGTGGACCTGTCGATCGTCGACGGCGTGGGGCGCGGCGCGGGCCCCGCCACGGACCTCGTGCACTCGCACACCTGGTACGCGAACCTCGCCGGACACCTCGCGTCGCTGCTGCACGGTGTGCCGCACGTGGTGTCGGCGCACAGCCTGGAGCCGCTGCGGCCGTGGAAGGCCGAGCAGCTCGGCGGCGGCTACGCGCTGTCGTCGTGGGCGGAGCGCACGGCGTTCGAGTCGGCGGCGGCGGTCATCGCGGTGAGCGCCGGCATGCGGGCGGACATCCTGCGCTGCTACCCGGGGATCGACCCGGACCGGGTGCGCGTCGTGCACAACGGCATCGACCTGTCCGGGTGGCGCCGGCCGGAGGGCGACGAGCAGTGGGCGGCGGCGCGCCGCGTCGCCGAGGCGAACGGCATCGACCCGGACCGGCCGGCCGTGGTGTTCGTCGGCCGGATCACCCGGCAGAAGGGCCTGCCGTACCTGCTCCGCGCCGCCGAGTCGCTGCCGCCGGAGGTGCAGCTCGTGCTGTGCGCGGGCGCCCCGGACACGCCCGAGATCCTCGCGGAGGTCACCGAGCTGGTCGGCGCCCTGCGCGCGCGGCGGGACGGCGTCGTGTGGATCGAGCGGATGCTGCCGCGCGACGAGCTGGTGGCCGTCCTCGCGACGGGGACCGTGTTCGCGTGCCCGTCGGTGTACGAGCCGCTCGGCATCGTGAACCTCGAGGCGATGGCTGTCGGGCTGCCCGTGGTGGGTACCGCGACCGGCGGCATCCCGGAGGTCGTCGACGCGGGGACCACCGGCTGGCTGGTGCCGATCGAGCAGGTGCAGGACGGCACGGGCACGCCCGTCGACCCCGACCGGTTCGTGGCCGACCTCGGAGCGGCGCTGGCGGAGGCCGCGTCGGACCCGCGTCGCGCGCGGGAGTGGGGCGGCGCGGCGCGACGTCGCGTCGAGGAGCACTTCTCGTGGGACGCCGTCGCCGAGCGCACGCTCGAGGTCTACCGGTCCGTCCTGGCCTGA
- a CDS encoding ABC transporter ATP-binding protein, with amino-acid sequence MLLRLLREHLRPYRAQVGAVLLLQLAQTVATLYLPTLNADIIDKGVAVGDTGYIMRIGAVMLGISLLQVICSVSAVYFGAQVAMSFGRDVRERLFTHVQTFSAREVGQFGAPSLITRTTNDVQQVQMVALLSFTIMLMAPIMLVGGVVLALQQDVALSSLLLVVVPVLAAVVGFIVSRMVPYFRTMQQRIDAINRVMREQITGLRVIRAFVRERREAERFEVANDALFDTSLRAGRLMALMFPVVMLIMNVTSVGVLWFGARRIDAGEMQIGALTAFLSYIMYILMAVMMASMMFVMVPRAVVSSERITAVLDTETSVVPPAVPVALPRPQGRLELRDVEFRYPGAERAVLHGIDLVAAPGETTAVIGSTGSGKTTLVNLVPRLFDVTGGSVLIDGVDVRELAPDTLWSLIGLVPQRPYLFSGTVASNLRYGNPDATDEELWHALEVAQARSFVAEMPGGLEAPIAQGGTNVSGGQRQRLAIARALVRRPAIYLFDDSFSALDFATDAALRAALVPETRHSAVVVVAQRVATIRDADRIVVLDEGAVVGTGTHAELMETCRTYQEIVYSQISAEEAA; translated from the coding sequence ATGCTGCTCCGCCTGCTCCGCGAGCACCTGCGGCCGTACCGGGCCCAGGTCGGCGCCGTGCTGCTGCTCCAGCTCGCGCAGACCGTCGCCACCCTGTACCTGCCCACGCTCAACGCGGACATCATCGACAAGGGCGTCGCCGTCGGCGACACCGGCTACATCATGCGCATCGGCGCCGTCATGCTCGGCATCAGCCTGCTGCAGGTGATCTGCTCCGTCAGCGCCGTGTACTTCGGCGCGCAGGTCGCCATGTCGTTCGGCCGCGACGTGCGCGAGCGGCTGTTCACCCACGTGCAGACGTTCTCGGCGCGCGAGGTCGGGCAGTTCGGCGCTCCGTCGCTCATCACCCGCACCACCAACGACGTGCAGCAGGTGCAGATGGTGGCGCTGCTGTCCTTCACCATCATGCTGATGGCGCCGATCATGCTGGTCGGCGGCGTCGTGCTCGCCCTGCAGCAGGACGTCGCGCTGTCGAGCCTGCTGCTGGTCGTCGTGCCGGTGCTCGCGGCCGTCGTCGGCTTCATCGTGTCCCGGATGGTCCCGTACTTCCGGACGATGCAGCAGCGCATCGACGCGATCAACCGGGTCATGCGCGAGCAGATCACCGGCCTGCGCGTCATCCGGGCGTTCGTGCGGGAGCGCCGCGAGGCGGAGCGGTTCGAGGTCGCGAACGACGCGCTCTTCGACACCTCGCTGCGCGCCGGCCGGCTGATGGCGCTGATGTTCCCGGTCGTCATGCTCATCATGAACGTGACGAGCGTCGGGGTGCTGTGGTTCGGCGCCCGGCGCATCGACGCGGGGGAGATGCAGATCGGCGCCCTGACGGCGTTCCTGTCCTACATCATGTACATCCTCATGGCCGTGATGATGGCCTCGATGATGTTCGTCATGGTGCCGCGCGCCGTGGTGTCGTCGGAGCGCATCACCGCGGTGCTCGACACCGAGACGTCCGTCGTCCCGCCCGCCGTGCCGGTCGCGCTGCCGAGGCCGCAGGGCCGGCTCGAGCTGCGGGACGTCGAGTTCCGCTACCCGGGTGCCGAGCGGGCGGTGCTGCACGGGATCGACCTGGTGGCAGCGCCGGGGGAGACCACGGCGGTCATCGGCTCGACCGGCTCGGGCAAGACGACCCTCGTCAACCTGGTGCCGCGGCTCTTCGACGTGACCGGCGGGTCGGTGCTGATCGACGGCGTCGACGTGCGCGAGCTCGCGCCGGACACGCTGTGGAGCCTGATCGGCCTGGTGCCGCAGCGCCCGTACCTGTTCAGCGGGACGGTCGCGTCGAACCTGCGCTACGGCAACCCCGATGCGACCGACGAGGAGCTCTGGCACGCGCTCGAGGTGGCGCAGGCCCGGTCGTTCGTCGCCGAGATGCCCGGCGGACTGGAGGCCCCGATCGCCCAGGGCGGCACGAACGTCTCGGGCGGTCAGCGGCAGCGGCTCGCGATCGCACGCGCCCTGGTCCGCCGCCCGGCGATCTACCTGTTCGACGACTCGTTCTCGGCGCTCGACTTCGCCACGGACGCCGCGCTGCGGGCCGCGCTCGTCCCGGAGACGCGGCACTCGGCGGTCGTCGTGGTCGCCCAGCGGGTCGCGACCATCCGCGACGCCGACCGCATCGTCGTCCTCGACGAGGGCGCCGTGGTCGGCACCGGCACGCACGCGGAGCTGATGGAGACCTGCCGCACCTACCAGGAGATCGTGTACTCCCAGATCAGCGCGGAGGAGGCGGCATGA
- a CDS encoding histidine phosphatase family protein, whose amino-acid sequence MTHPHRLVLLRHAKAEHAASLEDHLRPLALTGRRQASEVGTGMGAAGLVPDLVLVSSALRTRQTWDLVRAGLGLPAEVARLSDELYAAGVRSLIGLLREVEEQAATVLVVGHEPTVSQTAAALAGPGSDDAATARVRVGVPTATYSVLEVDGTWAELVPDAARLVRVVSPA is encoded by the coding sequence GTGACCCACCCGCACCGTCTCGTCCTGCTCCGCCACGCGAAGGCGGAGCACGCTGCGTCCCTGGAGGACCACCTGCGCCCGCTGGCGCTCACCGGCCGCCGCCAGGCGTCGGAGGTCGGCACCGGGATGGGGGCCGCAGGTCTGGTGCCCGACCTGGTGCTCGTCTCGTCCGCGCTGCGGACCCGGCAGACGTGGGACCTGGTCCGCGCGGGCCTCGGCCTGCCCGCGGAGGTCGCGCGCCTGAGCGACGAGCTGTACGCGGCGGGGGTCCGGTCGCTCATCGGCCTGCTGCGCGAGGTCGAGGAGCAGGCGGCGACGGTGCTGGTCGTCGGCCACGAGCCGACCGTGTCGCAGACCGCGGCGGCGCTCGCCGGCCCGGGGTCGGACGACGCCGCGACGGCTCGCGTGCGGGTCGGCGTGCCGACGGCCACCTACAGCGTCCTGGAGGTCGACGGCACCTGGGCCGAGCTGGTCCCGGACGCGGCGCGGCTCGTGCGGGTGGTCAGCCCGGCCTGA
- a CDS encoding ABC transporter ATP-binding protein has translation MSAEHEGRRPTGTAPAGTAPAGSAPDTATEPPAQASAAAAPAGRLPRPRGGHMGPMGGMGMPGEKSLDFAASGRRLLGVLRPERWRLALVMVLGVVSVALAVTGPKVLGNATNVIFEGIIGQRLPAGTTQAQAIEGLRAQGQDRLADMLGAMQVVPGQGVDFTRLRTLLLAVVAIYVGSALFSWLQGYITTGAVQRTVAGLRRDVEAKLGRLPLKYFDGQPRGEVLSRVTNDIDNVAQTLQQTLSQLITSVLTVLGVLGMMFWISPLLAVVALVTIPLSVVVTTAIAKRSQPQFVQQWRVTGTLNAHIEEMYTGHALVKVFGRQEQAVQEFHDQNADLYAASFRAQFISGIIQPAMGFIANLNYVIVAVVGGLRVASGTMTLGDVQAFIQYSRQFTQPITQIASMMNLLQSGVASAERVFDLLDAPEQDPDPARPERLPARVAGRVVFEDVAFRYVPETPLIDDLSLVAEPGRTVAIVGPTGAGKTTLVNLLMRFYEIDGGRITLDGVDTRSLTRDDLRSQIGMVLQDTWLFGGTIRDNIAYGVEDVDEDRLVEAAVATHVDQFVRALPDGYDTVVDDEAANLSAGEKQLLTIARAFLADPAILVLDEATSSVDTRTEVLVQQAMNALRSGRTSFVIAHRLSTIRDADVILVMERGAIVEQGSHHELLAAGGAYARLYASQFAAAVASVED, from the coding sequence ATGAGCGCCGAGCACGAGGGCCGCCGGCCCACCGGGACCGCCCCCGCGGGAACCGCGCCCGCCGGGTCCGCCCCCGACACCGCCACCGAGCCGCCCGCCCAGGCGTCCGCCGCGGCGGCACCGGCCGGGCGCCTGCCCCGTCCCCGCGGCGGCCACATGGGCCCGATGGGCGGCATGGGGATGCCGGGGGAGAAGTCCCTCGACTTCGCGGCCTCGGGCCGCCGCCTGCTGGGCGTCCTGCGGCCCGAGCGGTGGCGCCTGGCACTCGTGATGGTGCTCGGCGTCGTCTCGGTGGCCCTCGCGGTCACCGGGCCGAAGGTGCTGGGCAACGCCACGAACGTCATCTTCGAGGGCATCATCGGCCAGCGGCTGCCCGCCGGCACCACGCAGGCGCAGGCGATCGAGGGGCTCCGCGCCCAGGGGCAGGACCGGCTCGCCGACATGCTCGGCGCCATGCAGGTCGTCCCCGGCCAGGGCGTCGACTTCACGCGGCTGCGCACGCTGCTGCTCGCGGTCGTGGCGATCTACGTCGGGTCGGCGCTGTTCAGCTGGCTGCAGGGCTACATCACCACCGGCGCCGTGCAGCGCACGGTCGCGGGCCTGCGGCGCGACGTCGAGGCGAAGCTCGGCCGGCTGCCCCTGAAGTACTTCGACGGGCAGCCGCGCGGCGAGGTGCTGAGCCGGGTGACGAACGACATCGACAACGTCGCGCAGACCCTCCAGCAGACGCTGTCGCAGCTCATCACCTCGGTGCTGACCGTGCTCGGCGTGCTCGGGATGATGTTCTGGATCTCGCCGCTGCTCGCGGTGGTGGCGCTGGTGACGATCCCGCTCTCGGTGGTCGTGACCACGGCGATCGCCAAGCGCTCCCAGCCGCAGTTCGTCCAGCAGTGGCGTGTCACGGGCACGCTGAACGCCCACATCGAGGAGATGTACACCGGCCACGCGCTGGTCAAGGTGTTCGGCCGCCAGGAGCAGGCCGTGCAGGAGTTCCACGACCAGAACGCCGACCTGTACGCCGCGTCGTTCCGGGCGCAGTTCATCTCGGGGATCATCCAGCCGGCGATGGGGTTCATCGCGAACCTCAACTACGTCATCGTGGCGGTGGTCGGCGGCCTGCGGGTCGCGTCCGGCACGATGACGCTGGGCGACGTGCAGGCGTTCATCCAGTACTCGCGGCAGTTCACGCAGCCCATCACGCAGATCGCGTCGATGATGAACCTGCTGCAGTCCGGCGTGGCCTCGGCGGAGCGGGTGTTCGACCTGCTCGACGCGCCGGAGCAGGACCCGGACCCGGCGCGGCCCGAGCGGCTGCCGGCGCGGGTCGCGGGGCGGGTCGTGTTCGAGGACGTGGCGTTCCGGTACGTGCCGGAGACGCCGCTCATCGACGACCTGTCGCTCGTCGCGGAGCCGGGGCGGACGGTCGCGATCGTCGGCCCGACCGGCGCGGGCAAGACCACGCTGGTGAACCTGCTCATGCGGTTCTACGAGATCGACGGCGGCCGCATCACGCTCGACGGCGTGGACACCCGCAGCCTGACGCGCGACGACCTGCGCTCGCAGATCGGGATGGTGCTCCAGGACACCTGGCTGTTCGGGGGCACCATCCGCGACAACATCGCCTACGGGGTCGAGGACGTCGACGAGGACCGGCTGGTCGAGGCCGCGGTGGCCACGCACGTCGACCAGTTCGTGCGGGCGCTGCCCGACGGCTACGACACCGTCGTCGACGACGAGGCCGCGAACCTCTCGGCGGGCGAGAAGCAGCTGCTGACGATCGCCCGCGCGTTCCTCGCCGACCCCGCGATCCTCGTCCTCGACGAGGCGACGTCGTCGGTGGACACCCGCACCGAGGTGCTCGTGCAGCAGGCGATGAACGCGCTGCGGTCGGGGCGGACGTCCTTCGTCATCGCGCACCGGCTGTCCACCATCCGCGACGCCGACGTGATCCTGGTGATGGAGCGCGGCGCGATCGTCGAGCAGGGCTCGCACCACGAGCTGCTCGCGGCCGGCGGGGCGTACGCCCGGCTGTACGCGAGCCAGTTCGCCGCCGCGGTGGCGTCCGTGGAGGACTGA
- a CDS encoding TetR/AcrR family transcriptional regulator, with amino-acid sequence MEETRSGRARPMSREERRDAIAAATIPLLVQHGSQISTRQIALAAGVAEGTLFRAFDDKVELLRTAAERALDPQVGVREIEALPQASSLADELAQIARVVLDHGRRARRVMVGLHTLLTSDEGRRAERIREARGADVTGRDAARHAGRAPGPDAESGAFHPPVPHGRGHPAMPGRDALTRALAEEKAVVTRRIAAYEDDLRVEPERLAGVLLAAVMGHGFPFLPEDADAMVADLVEVLLHGAART; translated from the coding sequence GTGGAGGAGACGAGGAGCGGACGCGCGCGGCCGATGAGCCGCGAGGAGCGCCGTGACGCCATCGCGGCGGCCACCATCCCGCTCCTCGTGCAGCACGGCTCCCAGATCTCCACCCGGCAGATCGCGCTGGCGGCGGGCGTCGCGGAGGGCACCCTGTTCCGCGCGTTCGACGACAAGGTCGAGCTGCTGCGCACGGCCGCCGAGCGCGCGCTGGACCCGCAGGTCGGCGTCCGGGAGATCGAGGCGCTGCCGCAGGCCTCGTCGCTCGCGGACGAGCTGGCGCAGATCGCCCGGGTCGTGCTCGACCACGGCCGCCGCGCGCGCCGCGTCATGGTCGGGCTGCACACGCTCCTCACGTCGGACGAGGGCCGGCGGGCAGAGCGCATCAGGGAGGCGCGCGGCGCGGACGTCACCGGGCGCGACGCCGCCCGCCACGCCGGCCGCGCTCCCGGGCCGGACGCGGAGAGCGGCGCGTTCCACCCGCCGGTCCCGCACGGCCGCGGCCACCCCGCGATGCCCGGACGCGACGCCCTCACGCGCGCGCTCGCCGAGGAGAAGGCGGTCGTCACCCGCCGGATCGCCGCCTACGAGGACGATCTCCGGGTCGAGCCCGAGCGGCTCGCCGGGGTCCTGCTGGCCGCCGTGATGGGTCACGGCTTCCCGTTCCTGCCCGAGGACGCCGACGCCATGGTGGCCGACCTCGTCGAGGTCCTGCTGCACGGCGCCGCCCGCACCTGA